The following are encoded in a window of Flavobacteriales bacterium genomic DNA:
- a CDS encoding Nif3-like dinuclear metal center hexameric protein, translating into MEKLRISTIMDALIQWAPLELQEDYDNCGLQVGDPSNEVDSVMVCLDCTEAVVEEAAAMGCGLIISHHPVIFRGLKALTGRDHVERTVLAAIRRGIAILSLHTDLDNVVDGVNGEIARLLGLKSVGVLDPKPGQLRKLVVFVPHEKAEAVRSALFAAGAGHIGGYDECSFNLQGTGTFRAGAGTRPHVGRQGERHQEPETRVEVILVAHREAAILAAMRRAHPYEEVAYDLYPLANEHPGIGSGLLGEWEKPLTEMDFLARLKEVFQPGIFRHTRLLGRPIRRVALCGGSGAFLLGRALGAQADAFITGDVKYHQFFDADGRLLLADIGHYASERSTMHLIQRRLGELFPTFAVRLTETVTDPIHHY; encoded by the coding sequence ATGGAGAAGCTTCGCATCAGCACCATCATGGACGCCCTGATCCAGTGGGCACCACTGGAATTGCAGGAGGATTATGACAACTGTGGCCTGCAGGTGGGTGATCCCTCAAACGAGGTCGATTCGGTGATGGTTTGCCTGGACTGCACCGAAGCCGTTGTGGAGGAAGCGGCGGCCATGGGCTGTGGACTCATCATCAGCCACCACCCGGTGATCTTCAGGGGATTGAAGGCGCTGACGGGCCGCGACCATGTGGAACGCACGGTTCTGGCCGCGATCAGGCGCGGCATCGCCATTCTTTCGCTGCACACCGACCTGGACAATGTGGTGGATGGTGTGAATGGTGAGATCGCCCGGCTGCTGGGCTTGAAGTCCGTGGGCGTGCTCGATCCCAAGCCGGGCCAGCTTCGCAAGCTGGTGGTCTTCGTGCCGCACGAGAAGGCCGAGGCGGTGCGGTCGGCCCTTTTCGCTGCCGGTGCAGGGCATATCGGGGGCTACGACGAGTGCAGTTTCAACCTGCAAGGAACGGGGACCTTTCGTGCTGGGGCCGGCACCAGGCCCCATGTGGGCCGGCAGGGTGAGCGGCACCAGGAGCCCGAGACCCGTGTGGAGGTGATCCTTGTGGCGCATAGGGAAGCCGCGATCCTGGCCGCCATGCGCCGTGCCCATCCTTACGAAGAGGTCGCCTATGACCTGTATCCCTTGGCCAATGAGCATCCGGGCATTGGCAGCGGCCTATTGGGGGAGTGGGAGAAGCCCTTGACCGAAATGGACTTCCTGGCCCGGTTGAAGGAGGTCTTCCAGCCCGGGATCTTCCGCCATACCAGGTTGCTGGGCAGGCCCATACGGCGCGTGGCCCTTTGCGGGGGATCGGGCGCCTTTCTGCTGGGCAGGGCCCTTGGCGCCCAAGCGGATGCCTTCATCACCGGGGATGTGAAGTACCACCAGTTCTTCGATGCCGATGGCCGGCTCTTGCTGGCTGACATCGGACACTATGCCAGCGAGCGGTCCACCATGCACCTGATCCAGCGCAGGTTAGGGGAACTTTTCCCTACTTTTGCGGTCCGTTTGACGGAAACCGTCACGGATCCCATACACCATTATTGA